From one Humulus lupulus chromosome 8, drHumLupu1.1, whole genome shotgun sequence genomic stretch:
- the LOC133793847 gene encoding thaumatin-like protein 1b, whose protein sequence is MDSKAFFLFTFTILFLSGADSTRIFTFKNSCPFTVWPGTVTGAGSSPLPSTGFELAPGASLSLNIPAPWSGRFWGRSHCSNDHNGRFSCATGECASGEIGCRGAGGIPPATLVEFTLAPYNGQDFYDISLVDGFNLPVSVKPEGGSSRSGCNSTSCSASINDVCPEELAVKSGDGSGVVACKSACLVFDQSQYCCRDEFNSPNTCQPSQYSRLFKQQCPQAYSYAYDDRTSTFTCTGGANYVITFCP, encoded by the exons ATGGATTCTAAGGCATTTTTTCTCTTCACCTTCACCATTCTCTTCCTCTCAG GAGCTGACTCCACCAGAATATTCACATTCAAGAATAGTTGTCCCTTCACAGTGTGGCCAGGCACTGTCACTGGTGCAGGCAGCTCTCCATTACCATCAACAGGCTTTGAGTTAGCTCCTGGTGCTTCCTTATCCCTAAACATCCCTGCACCATGGTCCGGCAGATTCTGGGGCCGCTCTCATTGCTCGAATGACCACAATGGAAGGTTCAGCTGCGCCACGGGAGAATGTGCCTCGGGCGAGATAGGATGCAGAGGCGCAGGGGGAATCCCACCAGCAACCCTAGTTGAATTCACTCTAGCCCCATACAATGGGCAAGATTTCTACGACATTAGTCTTGTTGACGGCTTCAACTTGCCCGTTTCGGTGAAACCAGAAGGAGGGTCTAGTAGGAGTGGCTGTAACTCCACTAGCTGCTCTGCTAGTATCAATGATGTGTGTCCGGAAGAGTTGGCTGTGAAGAGTGGAGATGGGAGTGGTGTTGTTGCTTGCAAAAGTGCATGTTTGGTATTTGATCAGTCACAGTATTGCTGCAGAGATGAGTTTAATTCTCCCAACACATGCCAGCCAAGCCAGTATTCAAGGCTCTTCAAGCAGCAGTGTCCCCAGGCATACAGTTATGCTTATGATGATAGAACCAGCACTTTTACATGCACTGGAGGGGCCAACTATGTCATCACCTTTTGCCCATGA